The following are from one region of the Rutidosis leptorrhynchoides isolate AG116_Rl617_1_P2 unplaced genomic scaffold, CSIRO_AGI_Rlap_v1 contig43, whole genome shotgun sequence genome:
- the LOC139883638 gene encoding GDSL esterase/lipase APG-like, which translates to MALHSKTMTLLLVVSAFVFLGSVVYAQDTLVPAIITFGDSAVDVGNNDYLPTLFKANYPPYGRDFVNHKATGRFCNGKLATDITAETLGFKTYAPAYLSPEASGKNLLIGANFASAASGYDEKAAYLNHAITLTQQLAYFKEYKSKLAKVAGSKKADSIIEGALYLLSAGNSDFLQNYYVNPLINKVYTPDQYGSYLVSSFKSFVKTLYGMGARRLGVTSLPPLGCLPAARTIFGYHENGCVSNINTDAQQFNKKINAAAKSLQKQLPGLKLVIFDIFKPLYDVIQSPSKYDFKEVRKGCCGSGLVETTSLLCNPKSPGTCSNATQYVFWDSVHPSQAANQVLADALILQGFALL; encoded by the exons ATGGCTCTTCATAGTAAAACTATGACTTTGCTCTTGGTGGTCTCTGCATTTGTGTTTCTGGGTTCTGTTGTGTATGCTCAGGACACTCTGGTCCCGGCGATCATTACTTTCGGAGATTCTGCGGTGGATGTCGGAAACAATGACTATCTCCCAACTCTTTTTAAAGCTAACTACCCACCTTATGGAAGGGATTTTGTTAACCATAAAGCTACTGGAAGGTTCTGTAATGGGAAATTAGCCACTGACATTACTG CTGAAACTCTAGGATTCAAGACTTACGCACCGGCGTATCTTAGCCCAGAAGCCTCAGGGAAGAACCTTCTTATTGGAGCCAATTTTGCTTCGGCTGCTTCAGGATATGATGAAAAAGCAGCATACCTCAAT CACGCAATCACATTGACTCAGCAGTTAGCTTATTTTAAGGAGTACAAGTCCAAGCTTGCGAAAGTCGCCGGAAGCAAGAAAGCAGATTCCATAATTGAGGGTGCATTGTACTTGCTAAGTGCTGGAAATAGTGATTTCCTTCAAAATTACTATGTCAATCCTCTCATCAACAAAGTTTACACTCCTGATCAGTATGGCTCGTACCTCGTCAGTTCATTCAAGAGTTTTGTTAAG ACGTTGTATGGAATGGGAGCTAGGAGACTTGGAGTAACTTCACTTCCACCACTAGGTTGCCTCCCTGCTGCAAGAACGATATTCGGATACCATGAGAATGGATGTGTCTCGAATATTAACACTGATGCCCAGCAATTCAATAAGAAGATCAACGCAGCAGCTAAAAGTCTTCAGAAGCAACTTCCTGGCCTTAAGCTTGTGATTTTCGATATTTTCAAGCCACTCTACGATGTAATCCAATCTCCTTCCAAATATG ATTTTAAGGAAGTAAGGAAAGGCTGCTGTGGAAGTGGATTGGTAGAGACAACTTCCTTATTGTGCAACCCAAAGTCCCCAGGAACTTGCTCAAATGCCACTCAGTATGTGTTTTGGGACAGTGTCCATCCATCTCAGGCTGCTAACCAAGTCCTAGCCGATGCACTTATCCTACAAGGCTTTGCCCTTCTCTGA